tttatatatatatatatcatatgcatatatatagcgttactaattctaaaagaacttatatttatataagccTTTTCATGATTAAAAACTCTGattaaatctaattaaatctgattgaaagtcaatcggaaatttctgattaaaatCGTTTGGAATTTTCGAATCGGATTCGATCGGAGTTCTTAACCAGGGTCTGGGCTTTAGGGagctaaaaccaaaagggcatataaaaatgtaaatccTTCTGGAATTAATAACGCGATATGCGCGTACGTGCGTGGTGGTGTACACAATCTTAAGTATACGAATATCacagttataaatttttcttaatcaaatttatcataTGTCTACATAATAAGTCaacaattaattgattaatttagagtaataaaaataaaatatgatagcGATTTATCGTTTATCGCAAttgttaattgatttaaaatcattttcttttgaagAAGATGTATTACAATGACGCGTAATGATTGTGTCTAGGAGCCGATCTGTTGTTGTTGGTGATTTGATATGATCAGAGTCACAATCATCAGTATCCTCATCATGagaaaaattatcatcaatttctaaaacattaaataaataatttgtatatgagttattaatatttaataagtaaaCAGGAATTTTTCAACgggaagtgaaaaaaataataaaggtCAAGTACAGATATAGACAATACCTCTTGCATTATTACGAAGCATGCCCAGAAAAGTATTGTTGGTATTTCTTTGAGAATGTCCGTGTTTTTCTAATTGAACACCAAAGCTAAagctttgaatatttatttgagctTTGAGCTGTTCTGGAGGTACATCATCATCTAATCTAAATTCGTTTGGATCTACGACTAAGGCCCGTTGCAAGTCacgcattatttttttacggatAGTCTTCTTCATCGACAGGTGTTGCTCTAATTGCTTTACGTCTTTCTCTGTTAGAATTTTGCTGTTGTTCCGGTGTCGTAAATTGACTTttttgttgctgttgctgctggtGGTTTTCATACTCTCCCCCTCGTTGGAAATTGATTTCATCATCAATATGGCACTGTCGTAGTTTACTGCCACTACATTCTCTTCCTGCTTCCCATGTTCTGCCACCTGGGATTTGTTGCTGATGTTGTTGTTGCCGAAACCAAAGATGTCCTTCAGATGTGGGATGTTTTGATCCGACATTAATTGTTTCGGCATTTTTTGTTGACGGATGATTTATTGATACTTCCAgttttgctaattttatttttaatctgaaaattgaaaaaatatatatgacaataAGCCGTGTCAAAAacttacacagaaaaaaagaatttttcggCGCAAGGAAAATTTTGCATTAgaagaaaatgttaaaagaaatatttaagatgTATAATGAAATGTAGTTatgaataattgtaattaattcaaaacttACTGCAAAAATGAAGACGATAAAGTTGCGTTGTTATATAAAAAGTACGGTTGTTGCTGTAATTAACTCAGTTTTGCTGACAAAATACACACtcactaattaatttacgaaataaaatgattttttgattgATTGTATAAGTTACACTTGTATCAGATGGAATTAACTATATAGTAAACACACGATTTGAATACGTTAATGAAGAATATTACAGGTAAAAATGGTTGATAAAAAGTGATATGCTGTGTGATGCTCCCGGTAGAAGCGTCTAACGATAAATGGCTAAAGTATCAGAGAGCAGTCGTTAATAAATGGCATGAACTATAAGATTCACCCCTTTAAGCGATTTTTCCAGCACACGCAACTTCCTTAAATGCTAATCATAAAGTTTACtctttgtttattaaattacatgcgctattgaattttcaacattatataaatagttaaaatcGATTATAAAACCGTATGGAGATTCAACAAGGgtagaacatttttttttcttattgtaaGATAATAATGAAGATAAATGATATCATGCATAACTTTGACGTCATAATGTTGGATCGTTTATGACGcagtaaaaatattgtgaCGTAAAAAAGGAGTGAGGATAAATTTAGGACGTAATAAAAAACTgcatttattatgtatatttttgtattgatGGTAGTTTAAAATTTCCGGTACATGGATTTGCGTTTGATCTTCTTAGACAGCAATCTTGGTTAAAACTACATCCTCGATGGGTGAAAGAATTCCAGCACATTAATGTAtagtgaaagaaaatttttttttccagtgaGTCCTAACTTTCTACAGATTTTCTACGAATTTCCTAAGacttttcaaaagaaaatcgGATTTACTGgcttgtggaaaaaaaaatttctttcactGTACATTAATATGCTGGGATTCTTTCATTCGTCGAGGGTGTAGTTTTCATCTAAGTCGTCGTCGAAGAAAACTCATTGAAAATCTAACTTCCATACCAATTCTTTACTCATCCTTACTTATTCATATCgtactgaaaatatatatttttttttaatatttcaaatatttctatcatattctgCCGCCATATGTTgttttacgatttttaatttttctcccatttctaataaattatttttcgaatatttgaatttaccgcACAAGTaatcaataattgataaattattgataaaaataaaaattttttagcataatttttagtctgatcgatataattattgatacaaataaattttaataaaattattaaattacaattttgaaatttcgcgccaaggtGACGCTACTGCGCATTGCTGTATTCAGcgttcaaatttttggtaGAGTTGGCAAAGTCGATTGCTTTGTGCCAACTAGCGGTACAATAGCGtcagtcagtatcatcgagAACGGCAGTAGTAGTCCAGATCTTTCTTTACGTTTGAATTAAAACACGGTTTTGCTGTGGCGTCGTGTAATTagccataaatttttttgctcatagttattgtttaaataaattgtgcaGTGTTTGTAAAGTGTAAGTTGTGCAAAGTGTCTGTGGTGCAGTTGTGTCCAGTGCTAGTGTAGTGTTGCTGATGGCTGATGCTGAtcttccaagttcctgagtaaaatcatctggcatcgtctggtgggaaatagcagtcaagtgacgttttttagctgcaatacacttggagcaatataaatcaaatcttcaagtgtattaggacacccttctgcatattatttccccaccaaggtttgttaaaacactcaagtgtttttttttatttttcaaatatttttctaccaTATTCTGTCGCCATTTTATTCTGAcgtacgatttttaatttatttccaatttctaataatttatttttcaaatatttaaatttaccgcgcaagcaataagaataattaataatggtGCATTCTGAAATGCGCTACACTACAGCTGCTCGCAGCGCATTTCGGAATACAACCTAAGTGATGTCAATTGATGAAGTTGTAATTCTtctaaatgaaattgaaaaaggataaatgatgattttttaaagtttagaTTGAATGGGATATCAAttgaaagttataaatattaaatacatttgtttgttataaattttttagtttttattaaattacattaataattttatattattattataatacaatCGATTAAATaagcattaataataatcatttaaatatatatatatatatatatataataaaattaatatttagaggaACGAAAATACAGaggaatatttttgatttcgtttttaaaaatttgaacttatCAATTGAActgtatttttgtaaatattataaaattaaaataattaaaccgTAATCATGTAAATATTACACTTACGATAGAAATAtatcatgataaaaatatacactaATCATATgtacttataaaatattttaactgattaatgaaaaatattatgatagtaacttaataataaaaaatagcttatacatatttatttttgaagaatGTAAGGTGGGCccgatttatttttcttacaattattattaatagattaataatattgtagaTTAGAGGAATTTTATCCTATCATCCTGAATAATGCACACGAAAATATCATACCAAAGaactgaaacaaaaaaaatttcatatattaattttatgaatgaaCCAttgattcataatttttttataattttcaataatacagagaaaataatttattcaaaatcagaaatcaaatttttgaaactctgttgaaaatttccaaaactCACAAGTAagagtattaatatttattcgatTAATTCATTCCGACGATGTCGTAGGACTAAAAAAGCATATACGGACACGGGCGAAAGAACGGACTcggtgttgaaaaaaaaaatttcttctttcctttttttgaaaattttcaatttttatagtgGAGAGTTAAGAActaaatcatatattttatgacaaacaataaaaatctaCCACGAAATTCtgaattatgataaatagAAAAACTTACCATTATAACAGCGATTGCTATTCCAGCAGCACCCATAACTGTTGCATGTTTCTGTATATACATTCTTACTTTATTCAAACATCCTTCAGAGTACGTATTCgattgatttatcgagtcCGGCGAGTTGTTGCAATtgtaatactaaaaaaaagtaaaacaatatattaaatttgaattttccacaacttgaatatttaatgtcTATATAGGTGTCTACTTTATCAACAGTtgactcataaaaaaacacttaATATATCGATTTCATATTTGCCTAAATTCAAATCTTTGACATtacaaaaaactattaatttaatatttaatttttcgtctttatcatgaagttaaaaaacttaattagacattattacttttgtaatttgaCTAAGTACTTTTTGACCACTCCCAcgaactatttaattaattaattaattaattaattacataaacatatttcatattattaattatgtttattaccTGTCCGGGTTGATATTCTTTGCAACATGAAGCCGGGATATTTGGGTAAAAATTATTCCAATCGCGATAAGTAGTAACACCACAGCAATGgaactaaacaaaaaaaagaatattttaataataacttttttttttttttctaaaaatataatagcatTAAGTCATATGAATgtaatatacatgtatgtattgTTAAGTTTAAAGAAGATGTATACGGAAGATATTTCTTATGAACTCATGTGATATGTTTAGAGTACGCCTCGGGCGGAGAAATCAGTGAATTATTGAATGCGAAATGTACACAGCCAATAATGAAAGTTATGTATGCTCTTTTCACTTgaacaattattatattcaaaatataagtACATATATTGCGTTACTAATTCCAAATGGCCGTTcatttttatacgccctttttgCTTCAAGGATCTTCCTAGAGCTAAAAGGggtacaactttttttttttattataaatcattttgGAGACAAggtaaagtttaaattaaaaaaaaaaaattggacgCCAAAAGGGTATATAATTCAAGTCATGGAACCTTCAggctttcaaattttttttttaatttttagctttTAAATAAGTCTACCAAACAATTggaaatgagtaaaaaaatcataagccTTTTTGCTGTAGGAAGTTCCCtactctgtaaaaaatcgggagtaaattcggaatgatttggattttatttaaatctgaattCACTTTGTCACTCGAAGTTTCagagtttttacaaaaaaaatcactccgtaTTTACTCTGCGTTCACTTCCTAAATTTTGTACCGGGTAAATCAAAAAGagcgaataaaaatataagcccttttgaaattaataacgtggtatttttataacttactGTTCTTTGAGTTGTGTCCCAAGCATCATGAATATCATGTTTATCATAAAGACGCATTGTGTTTCTCATTTCCTGTTCGATTGTACCAATAACTTTACTGCGGAATACGTATCCTAAAACTCCTCCAATCAGCATTATtacaaacaacaaaaatacaattatgaaatactgaaaaaaaaaaaaaatattattattaatatattaattaattaatagcacAGGTTTATTAAACGCACGAATGTTATTTAAaagcaaaaattcaaatattagtAGAAACgcggcaaataaaaatttgaaataaaatctaatcTACAACTCAATAGTAATCGCTTAACTCAGGATAACAAATATACAAGAAAACatgaatatttatgtttagaaAATGTATATAAGTATTTGTATTTATCATACGGATTTTTACAtggtatattattaatataattgacaaacagataatatattattttcttttacaaaACTGCGGCTTGCAATGTAtccgagaaaatttatttaaatgctttTCACGTTCTCTCCCTTTCTGCAATTAAACACGACACAAAATCTGATTGTGTAAAgtcaatattcattttaaaaatctctttaataaaattatttaataaaaaaaataataaaaatttgatttttactttaaaaatttgaaagctaaattatttaaattaaaaatttggtgATCAAGTAACTTACCGTAAGAAGCATACATTTAACTTCACGTGCAGCCCCAATACATCCGAAGAATGatgacaaaattattaatattccaCCAGCAAGAAGAACGTAAACCACTCCGGCCAATAAATCATTACCGACAAGTGCACTTAGATATGGTACTTTATCAACAAATGCCCAAATAACAATTCCAATAATTGCACATCCTCCAATCTAAATTTACCaaagtaaacaaattatttatgtattcaaaaatataaattgataacggaaatttaaaaataaaaatttatttatagaaattatctctgaattacttttaaaaaaaaacgaccgcaataaattaaaactttttttttattaaacgtgAATAAATTTTGCGAT
Above is a window of Microplitis demolitor isolate Queensland-Clemson2020A chromosome 1, iyMicDemo2.1a, whole genome shotgun sequence DNA encoding:
- the LOC103578397 gene encoding uncharacterized protein LOC103578397: MPKQLMSDQNIPHLKDIFGFGNNNISNKSQVAEHGKQEENVVAVNYDSAILMMKSISNEGESMKTTSSNSNKKVNLRHRNNSKILTEKDVKQLEQHLSMKKTIRKKIMRDLQRALVVDPNEFRLDDDVPPEQLKAQINIQSFSFGVQLEKHGHSQRNTNNTFLGMLRNNAREIDDNFSHDEDTDDCDSDHIKSPTTTDRLLDTIITRHCNTSSSKENDFKSINNCDKR
- the LOC103578389 gene encoding tetraspanin-9: MGYGTEMDGCGRFMKYSLFIANLIIFIGGCAIIGIVIWAFVDKVPYLSALVGNDLLAGVVYVLLAGGILIILSSFFGCIGAAREVKCMLLTYFIIVFLLFVIMLIGGVLGYVFRSKVIGTIEQEMRNTMRLYDKHDIHDAWDTTQRTFHCCGVTTYRDWNNFYPNIPASCCKEYQPGQYYNCNNSPDSINQSNTYSEGCLNKVRMYIQKHATVMGAAGIAIAVIMFFGMIFSCALFRMIG